GTCGAGCCGCTGGTGCACGTGGGCGTCGACCGCGCCCGGAATCTGGCGGATCGCCTTGGTCAGTTCGGCCGCGCGCAGGGCATTGCCGGCCATGTCGTTGCCGCTGAACTGCACATCGATGGCCGCGGGCAGGCCGAAGTTCAGGATTTGCGTGACGATGTCCGCCGGCTGGAAGAAAAATTCGATGCCCGGAAAGCGCTTGGGCAGCTCGGCCCGCAGGAGCGACACGAACTGCTCGGTCGGCTTGTGGCCTTCTTTCAGCGACAGCAGCAGCTCGCCGTCGAAGGTGCCGATGGTGCCGGCGTTGCTGTAAGACAGGTTGATGCCGCTGTTGGGCACGCCCAGGTTGTCGAGGATGGTTTCGAGCTGGTCCTGCGGCACCAGCTCGCGGATGGCGGCCTCCACCTGGTCGGTGAGGCGAGCGGTCTCTTCGATGCGCGTGCCGGTGGGGGCACGCAAGTGCAGGCGTATCTGGCCGGCATCGACGGTCGGGAAGAAGTCGCGCCCCAGCGCCGGGTAGAGCAGGCAAGACAGCAGGCAGAAGCCGAGGAACAGGCCGATGAATCCGGCGCGCTTCGAGAGCACCGCCGACAGCACCAGCGTGTAGGCGCGGCGCACGCGTTCGAAGCGGCGGTCGAAGGCGCGGTACAGGCGCTGCAGGGCGCTCTGCTTCGCGCCTTCCGCCGGTGCATGGCCGCCGCCGTGCGAGCCGCCCATCAGCAGCATCACCAGCGTCGGCACCAGCGTGCGCGAAAGCAGGTAGGAGGCCAGCATGGCGAACACCACCGCCTCGGCCAATGGCACGAACAGGAAGCGCGCCACGCCCGAGAGGAAGAACATCGGAACGAACACGATGCAGATGCACAGCGTGGAAACGAAGGCGGCCGAGCCGATCTCGCCCGCGCCGACCTCGATGGCCTCCTTCAGCGGCGTGCCCATGTGCAGGTGCCGCTCGATGTTCTCGATGGTCACGATCGCCTGGTCGACCAGGATGCCCACCGAGAGCGCCAGCCCGCCCAGCGTCATGAGGTTGAGCGTTTCGCCCAGCGAATACAGCACCAGGATGGACGCCAGGATCGACAGCGGAATCGTCAGGCCGATGATCAGCGTGCTGCGCCAGTTGCCCAGGAACAGCAGCACCATCGCGGCCGTGAGCGCTGCGGCCAGGATGGCTTCGAACACCACGCCCTTGACGGCGGCTTTCACGAACACCGACTGGTCGAACAGCGGCGTGATCTTGATGTCTTCCGGCATCGTCTGCGCGGCGATGGGCAGCATGGCGCGGATGTTGGAGACGATGTCCAGCGTGGAGGCGCCGCCGTTCTTCAGCACCGACAGCAGCACGCCGCGCACGCCGTCCTGGCGCACCACGTTGGTCTGCGGCGAGAAGCCGTCGCGCACGTAGGCCACGTCACGCAGGTAGGTGGTGGCGCCGTTCACCGTGCGGATCGGCAGGTCGTTCAGGCCCGCGATGGCGTCGGGCGAGCCGTTCATCTTCACGTTGTATTCGGTGGCGCCGAACTTGGCCGTGCCTGAGGGCAGGATCAGGTTCTGCGTGTTCACCGCGTTCACCACGTCGGCCGGCGAGAGGCCGCGCGCCTGCAGCGCCTGCGTGTCGAGGTCGACCGAAATCAGCCGGTTCTTGCCGCCATAGGGAAAGGGAATGGCCGCGCCCGGCACCGTGATGAGCTGCGGGCGCAGCTGGTTGACGGTGGAGTCGAACAGCGAGTTTTCAGAGCGCGTGGGGCTCGACAGCGCCAGCTGGATCACCGGCACGCTGGAGGCCGAATACTTGATGACCAGCGGCGGCGTGATGCCCGGCGGCAGCTGCCGCACCTGCGCCTGCATCGAAGCCACCACCTGCGATATGGCCATCTCGATGTTGGCCGTGGGCTGGAAGAACACCTTGATGATCGACACGCCCGCCAGCGACTGCGACTCGATGTGCTCGATGTCGCTCACCGTGGTGGTCAGCCCGCGTTCCACCTGGCCGGAGATGCGCTGCCCCATTTCCTGCGCCGGCAGGCCGGTGTAGTTCCAGATGACGCTGACCACCGGGATGTTGATTTCCGGGAAGATGTCGGTCGCCATGCGTGCGAGGACAAAGGGCGTGGCCAGCACGATCAGCATCGCCATGACGATGAAGGTGTACGGACGACGCAACGCAAGCTGGACCATGGAGGGGGCTCTCTGCTTCCGACGGAAAAAGGTTTTGCATCATAAGGAAGTAGATTTAAGTTTGCCGACTCCGTTAAATAGGGTGTGGCGCTTTACCAAAAGGGTGCATATGGACAGGGTCTGGCTGGTAGTGATGGGCGTTTCGGGATGCGGCAAATCGAGCCTGGGCGCGGCGCTGGCTACCGCCCTCGACCTGCCGCTCATAGAAGGCGACGACCACCATCCGCCGGCCAATGTCGAGAAGATGAGCCACGGCATCGCGCTGACCGATGCCGATCGCGCGGGCTGGCTCGCCACGCTGGGCCGCGCGCTGGCCGGTGCGCCGCAGGGCGCCGTGCTGACCTGCTCGGCGCTCAAGCGCATCTACCGCGAGCAACTGCGCGCGGCCGCGCCGGGGCTGCGCTTCGTGTTCATGGCGATCGAACGGGCCGAGGCCGAGCGCCGCGTGGCCGCGCGGGCCGGGGCGGGGGAGCACATGTTTCCCGCCAGCTTGGTAGCCAACCAGTTCGCCACGCTGGAGTCGCCGGTGGGGGAGGCGGGTGTGCTCGCAGTGGATGCGACCGCGCCGCTGGCGCAGTCGGTGGGGGCGGTGAAGGCGTGGCTGGTCAGCCCTTGAGTTCGGCGCGCATGCCTTCGAGCGTGGTGGCCACGCGGCCCATCACGTCGGCCACCATGTCCAATTCGTCGCGCGTGGCCGGCGCGACCATCGCGGTCACCATCTCCGCCTGAACCGCCAGGCACTTCTGTGCCATTGCCATGCCGTCGTCGGTGAGCGTGAGGCGACGCACGCGTGCGTCGGCGCCATCGCTGTCGCGCCGCACCCAGCCCCTGGCCTCCATCTGCGTGAGCAGCATGCTGACGCCGCTCTTCGCCACGAAGCAGCGCGCGGCCAGCGCCTGCTGCGTGATGCCCGGCGTGGTCGCGATGGTGGCCAGCACCTCGTGCTCGCCCACGCGCAGGCCGATGGCGGCGAGCCGCGCCGTCATTACCGCATCGCAGAGGTTGTAGGCCCGCACCACCGCCAGCCATGCGGCCGTGCCG
This is a stretch of genomic DNA from Variovorax paradoxus. It encodes these proteins:
- a CDS encoding gluconokinase, which produces MDRVWLVVMGVSGCGKSSLGAALATALDLPLIEGDDHHPPANVEKMSHGIALTDADRAGWLATLGRALAGAPQGAVLTCSALKRIYREQLRAAAPGLRFVFMAIERAEAERRVAARAGAGEHMFPASLVANQFATLESPVGEAGVLAVDATAPLAQSVGAVKAWLVSP
- a CDS encoding efflux RND transporter permease subunit, which produces MVQLALRRPYTFIVMAMLIVLATPFVLARMATDIFPEINIPVVSVIWNYTGLPAQEMGQRISGQVERGLTTTVSDIEHIESQSLAGVSIIKVFFQPTANIEMAISQVVASMQAQVRQLPPGITPPLVIKYSASSVPVIQLALSSPTRSENSLFDSTVNQLRPQLITVPGAAIPFPYGGKNRLISVDLDTQALQARGLSPADVVNAVNTQNLILPSGTAKFGATEYNVKMNGSPDAIAGLNDLPIRTVNGATTYLRDVAYVRDGFSPQTNVVRQDGVRGVLLSVLKNGGASTLDIVSNIRAMLPIAAQTMPEDIKITPLFDQSVFVKAAVKGVVFEAILAAALTAAMVLLFLGNWRSTLIIGLTIPLSILASILVLYSLGETLNLMTLGGLALSVGILVDQAIVTIENIERHLHMGTPLKEAIEVGAGEIGSAAFVSTLCICIVFVPMFFLSGVARFLFVPLAEAVVFAMLASYLLSRTLVPTLVMLLMGGSHGGGHAPAEGAKQSALQRLYRAFDRRFERVRRAYTLVLSAVLSKRAGFIGLFLGFCLLSCLLYPALGRDFFPTVDAGQIRLHLRAPTGTRIEETARLTDQVEAAIRELVPQDQLETILDNLGVPNSGINLSYSNAGTIGTFDGELLLSLKEGHKPTEQFVSLLRAELPKRFPGIEFFFQPADIVTQILNFGLPAAIDVQFSGNDMAGNALRAAELTKAIRQIPGAVDAHVHQRLDGPALSLQMDRTRLQQYGLTASNVGQNVLIALSGSSQTAPAFWLNPVNGVVYSIAVQTPQYTVDSLDSLLNIPVGAGTGAAAGGTGAQQLLGNLVSTQADRQPAVMSRYNIAPVIDVYVSVQGTDLASVASKVQKLVDEMRPKLSRGSRVEIRGQVQTMQSSFIGLGVGLAMAIVLVYLLIVVTFQSWLDAAIIITALPAALAGIAWMLFITGTTLSVPALTGAIMTMGVATANSILLVSFARERLQAGIPPLSAALEAGATRIRPVLMTALAMIIGMIPMALGLGEGAEQNAPLGRAVIGGLIFATVSTLFFVPAVFAGVHSRLAHRKAARGAQQAQHQPPAGAAPQEN
- a CDS encoding MarR family winged helix-turn-helix transcriptional regulator — its product is MPAAKSSKPRKTDKAPSSPHGTAAWLAVVRAYNLCDAVMTARLAAIGLRVGEHEVLATIATTPGITQQALAARCFVAKSGVSMLLTQMEARGWVRRDSDGADARVRRLTLTDDGMAMAQKCLAVQAEMVTAMVAPATRDELDMVADVMGRVATTLEGMRAELKG